The following proteins come from a genomic window of Emys orbicularis isolate rEmyOrb1 chromosome 9, rEmyOrb1.hap1, whole genome shotgun sequence:
- the LOC135883795 gene encoding olfactory receptor 5J3-like — MAEGNHSMVTQFILLGLTDRQELQIPLFAAFQVIYILTLVGNLGMIVLIRVDPRLHTPMYFFLSNLSVVDLCYSSVFAPRMLVNFLVGNKSISYSACIAQHFSFVVFVTTEWFLLTVMAYDRYVAICNPLLYTAVMSKRVCIHLVASSYVGGLTNSLSHTCGLLRWSFCGPNVINHYFCDTNPLLKLACSDNHINEILLVAFSGVIAMSTLLIVIISYLYILFSILRICSAKGRRKAFSTCASHLTAVTMFYGPVSLSHIQSSSSYSLEQEKISAVFYTLVVPMLNPLIYSLRKKEVKDALKRVIDWKNILS; from the coding sequence ATGGCTGAGGGCAATCACAGCATGGTGACCCAGTTCATCCTCCTGGGGCTGACAGATCGTCAGGAGTTGCAGATACCCCTCTTCGCAGCGTTCCAGGTGATCTATATTCTTACGCTGGTGGGGAATCTTGGGATGATTGTGTTGATCAGGGTTGATCCCcgactccacacccccatgtacttcttcctcagtAACCTGTCCGTTGTTGACCTCTGCTACTCCTCAGTCTTCGCTCCAAGGATGCTGGTGAATTTCTTAGTGGGGAATAAAAGCATTTCTTACTCTGCCTGTATTGCTCAACACTTCTCTTTTGTTGTGTTTGTGACCACAGAATGGTTCCTGCTGACCGTGATGGCGTATGACCGCTATGTAGCCATCTGTAACCCTCTGCTCTACACCGCTGTTATGTCTAAGAGAGTCTGTATTCATCTAGTGGCCAGCTCATATGTAGGGGGGCTCACGAACTCACTGAGCCACACATGTGGCTTGCTGAGGTGGTCATTCTGCGGACCCAACGTCATCAATCATTACTTTTGTGACACTAACCCATTGCTGAAGCTCGCCTGCTCTGATAACCACATCAATGAGATTTTGCTTGTAGCGTTCTCTGGGGTTATTGCCATGTCCACCCTCCTGATTGTCATAATCTCTTATCTGTACATCCTCTTTTCTATCCTGAGGATCTGCTCCGCCAAGGGCAGgcgcaaagccttctccacctgtgcCTCTCATCTGACAGCTGTCACCATGTTCTATGGACCTGTGAGCTTAAGCCACATACAATCCAGTTCCAGCTACTCACTGGAACAGGAGAAAATTTCTGCTGTGTTTTATACCCTGGTTGTCCCCATGTtgaaccccctgatctacagcctgaggaagaAGGAGGTTAAGGATGCTCTTAAGAGGGTGATAGACTGGAAAAACATTCTCAGCTAA